A window from Chitinivibrionales bacterium encodes these proteins:
- a CDS encoding response regulator gives MNPSDRIIIVEDEKDIRELLLTVLENDGYSEIAVFENPIKALQHIHNGWVPDLFITNYNLEQMKGDKVLEAARKIYPELRGLIITGDPLSVSEATGDFLIIDKGDLEFLEKLLQAIRSNITTHVMQGKPDDPRVS, from the coding sequence ATGAATCCATCCGACCGAATTATCATCGTCGAAGACGAAAAAGATATACGGGAACTTTTATTGACAGTTCTTGAGAATGATGGCTATAGTGAAATCGCGGTGTTCGAGAACCCCATAAAAGCGCTTCAGCATATTCATAATGGATGGGTTCCCGATTTGTTTATTACGAATTACAATCTCGAACAGATGAAAGGCGATAAAGTATTAGAGGCGGCGCGAAAAATTTATCCTGAATTACGCGGGCTTATCATAACCGGTGATCCGCTTTCGGTAAGTGAAGCAACGGGGGATTTCCTGATAATTGACAAGGGCGATCTCGAGTTTCTCGAAAAACTGTTACAGGCAATCAGATCGAACATTACCACACATGTGATGCAAGGTAAACCGGACGACCCTCGCGTATCATGA
- the hflB gene encoding ATP-dependent zinc metalloprotease FtsH — translation MNNNHKTTGTHLKKDTDRKSENRQRKPAPPPPRSLWRNPIFWILLIWVIFAIAGSNFFSNLTRATISYSTFKSQLNQNNIKSVVIKGSEIRGEFRNAYTPEEKAQGEATQEYSSFITTRPPIDDPELITLMEKNNVALEAESPDGAWWPSLMIILLPWLLIFFYFMFISRNVQKKGQNMSGLGGIFGVGKSRARRFRESKTRTTYNDVAGLENPKRDLQEIVSYLKDPKKFTSLGAQIPKGVLLMGPPGTGKTLLARATAGEANVPFYSISGSEFIEMFVGVGASRVRDMFANAKKEAPSIIFIDEIDSVGRSRGAGLGGGHDEREQTLNQILSEMDGFEPHESVIVIAATNRPDVLDSALIRPGRFDRQITLELPQKNARRNILQLHMRHVPAGEDVDLDITAARTVGFSGADLHNLVNEAALLAGRKDKKKVTAEDFDEASDKIILGAEREDVITEEEKKVIAYHEAGHALTAKLLPGTDPLQKVTIIPRGRSLGATQQIPEIDRHNYNQSYLQNRICVALGGRTSERLIFNELTTGAAQDLKAVTQLVRKMICQWGMSDKLGPVTYNLGEEHLFLGRELSQSKNFSEDTARAIDEEVRRIIHDMEDKTMNILNKNRGKLDVLATRLMENETLFKDDIERILADGKGQVQQHSV, via the coding sequence ATGAACAACAATCATAAAACCACAGGTACCCATTTAAAAAAAGATACCGATCGCAAATCCGAGAACCGGCAGCGAAAGCCTGCTCCCCCACCACCACGCTCACTGTGGCGCAATCCAATTTTCTGGATTCTTCTTATATGGGTTATATTCGCTATTGCAGGAAGTAATTTTTTCAGTAATCTAACCAGGGCCACCATCTCGTATTCGACGTTTAAAAGCCAGCTTAATCAGAATAATATCAAGAGTGTGGTGATTAAAGGCAGTGAAATACGGGGCGAATTTCGTAATGCCTATACTCCCGAAGAAAAGGCTCAGGGTGAAGCCACGCAGGAATATTCCAGCTTTATTACTACCCGTCCCCCCATAGATGACCCCGAGCTTATTACTTTGATGGAAAAAAACAATGTAGCGCTTGAAGCGGAAAGTCCGGATGGAGCCTGGTGGCCGTCATTGATGATAATTCTGTTGCCTTGGCTTCTGATTTTTTTCTATTTCATGTTTATCAGCCGGAATGTCCAAAAAAAGGGACAAAACATGTCGGGACTTGGGGGGATATTCGGTGTTGGTAAATCCCGTGCCCGTCGTTTTCGTGAATCAAAAACCCGCACCACGTATAATGATGTCGCCGGATTGGAAAATCCAAAACGGGACTTGCAGGAAATAGTTTCCTATCTTAAAGATCCCAAAAAGTTTACTTCTCTGGGCGCACAGATCCCTAAAGGGGTATTGCTGATGGGCCCTCCCGGTACGGGCAAGACACTGCTTGCCCGGGCAACCGCCGGTGAGGCCAATGTACCATTTTACAGTATCAGCGGTTCCGAATTCATTGAAATGTTTGTCGGCGTCGGTGCCTCACGGGTACGTGACATGTTTGCAAATGCTAAAAAGGAAGCTCCCTCGATCATTTTTATCGATGAAATCGATTCGGTGGGCCGCTCACGAGGCGCCGGCCTTGGAGGTGGCCATGACGAACGGGAGCAGACGCTTAACCAGATTCTCTCGGAAATGGACGGTTTTGAACCTCACGAATCGGTCATTGTGATTGCAGCCACAAATCGTCCCGATGTTTTAGATTCGGCATTGATCAGGCCCGGACGATTCGATCGCCAGATAACACTCGAATTGCCCCAGAAAAACGCCCGTAGGAACATACTTCAGCTCCATATGCGTCATGTACCTGCCGGCGAGGATGTTGACCTTGACATTACAGCCGCCAGAACCGTCGGTTTCTCTGGTGCAGACCTCCATAACCTGGTGAATGAAGCCGCTTTGCTTGCAGGACGAAAAGACAAGAAAAAAGTGACTGCTGAAGATTTCGATGAAGCGAGTGACAAGATCATCCTTGGCGCAGAACGGGAAGATGTCATTACCGAAGAAGAAAAGAAGGTTATCGCTTATCATGAAGCCGGCCATGCGTTAACCGCCAAGTTACTGCCCGGTACCGACCCGTTACAAAAGGTAACGATCATTCCCCGTGGAAGATCCCTGGGTGCGACACAGCAGATACCCGAAATAGACCGGCACAATTACAATCAGTCATACCTGCAGAACCGCATATGTGTTGCTCTTGGGGGGCGGACCTCCGAAAGACTTATATTTAATGAATTGACTACCGGTGCCGCACAAGACCTCAAGGCTGTCACCCAATTGGTTAGAAAGATGATTTGTCAATGGGGCATGAGTGATAAACTGGGACCTGTAACATATAATCTTGGTGAAGAGCACCTCTTTTTAGGTAGAGAACTCTCACAGAGTAAAAACTTCAGCGAAGATACGGCCAGGGCCATCGATGAAGAAGTCCGGCGTATAATCCACGATATGGAAGACAAAACAATGAATATCCTGAATAAAAACCGAGGGAAACTTGATGTCCTTGCAACCAGGCTGATGGAAAATGAAACCCTCTTTAAAGATGACATCGAACGCATACTGGCAGACGGGAAAGGTCAAGTACAACAGCATTCGGTTTAA
- a CDS encoding sulfotransferase encodes MEKLPNFLIAGAAKAGTTAIATYLEQHPQIYLSPMKEPKFFSSQFIKFPYRGPGDDFVENFTVKTMSSYQRLFRWVRREKAIGEASVENLYYYQSAIPLIKSYLGDPKIIIVLRNPVDRAFSAYKMMVRDGREVLSFEEALEAEADRMMKNWEYLWYYLQCGFYASQVQAYFQSFTNVKIVLFDDLRLNAVSCMQNIYSFLEVRESFYPKISLKVNASGRMRSALWRLIFRASGFKGMLYKFLSLSGISDSTILSVIESVREGDLEPMEMKEETRRMLQNYYREDIMKLSKIIGRDLKGWLDDKEENGTSERTTIVKYGDESKPLPSVAA; translated from the coding sequence ATGGAAAAGTTACCTAATTTTCTGATCGCGGGAGCAGCCAAGGCCGGCACTACGGCTATTGCTACCTATCTGGAGCAGCATCCTCAGATTTATCTAAGCCCCATGAAAGAGCCGAAATTTTTTTCCTCACAGTTTATCAAGTTCCCTTACCGGGGACCAGGTGACGATTTTGTTGAAAACTTTACGGTAAAGACAATGAGTTCCTATCAACGACTCTTTCGATGGGTTCGTCGTGAAAAGGCAATTGGTGAGGCGAGTGTCGAAAACCTCTATTATTACCAATCTGCCATACCGCTGATAAAGAGTTATCTTGGAGATCCAAAAATAATTATCGTTTTACGGAATCCTGTAGACCGGGCTTTTTCTGCCTATAAGATGATGGTGCGTGATGGACGGGAAGTACTGTCATTTGAAGAGGCGCTTGAGGCGGAAGCAGATCGTATGATGAAAAACTGGGAATATTTGTGGTATTATCTGCAATGCGGATTCTATGCATCACAGGTACAGGCATATTTTCAGTCGTTCACGAATGTTAAAATAGTACTGTTTGACGATTTGCGCCTTAATGCCGTTTCATGTATGCAGAATATTTATTCTTTCCTCGAAGTCCGGGAATCGTTCTATCCGAAGATATCCCTCAAAGTAAATGCTTCGGGACGAATGCGAAGTGCATTGTGGCGGCTCATATTCAGAGCCAGTGGTTTTAAAGGCATGCTTTACAAGTTTCTTTCTTTGAGCGGGATATCCGATTCCACCATTCTCAGTGTGATCGAAAGTGTGCGGGAAGGTGATCTGGAGCCGATGGAAATGAAAGAAGAGACACGGCGCATGCTGCAAAATTACTATCGTGAAGATATAATGAAATTGTCAAAGATTATCGGAAGAGATCTGAAAGGGTGGCTTGACGATAAAGAGGAGAACGGAACTTCGGAGCGCACAACAATCGTAAAATACGGAGACGAATCCAAACCTTTGCCGAGCGTGGCGGCATAA
- a CDS encoding NUDIX domain-containing protein, with translation MSKKSAGIMMYHFEKDRLNILLGHMGGPFWRNRDDGGWSILKGEYDESEDPFTAAKREFEEETGMRPEGDFIELNELKQSGGKKIKIWALEGYCNPSNLTSNTFEIEWPPKSGKMRRFPEMDRFAWYTIESARKKILKSQRQLIDQLCEILNHDGSGKNA, from the coding sequence ATGAGTAAAAAAAGTGCAGGAATTATGATGTATCATTTTGAAAAGGATCGATTGAATATTTTGCTGGGACATATGGGCGGTCCTTTCTGGAGGAACAGGGATGATGGGGGATGGTCGATACTCAAGGGTGAATACGATGAAAGTGAAGATCCTTTTACTGCTGCAAAGCGTGAATTTGAAGAAGAGACCGGAATGCGGCCTGAAGGTGATTTCATCGAGCTTAATGAATTAAAACAATCGGGCGGCAAAAAGATCAAGATATGGGCGCTCGAGGGGTACTGTAATCCGTCAAACCTGACGAGCAATACGTTTGAAATTGAATGGCCACCAAAATCGGGTAAGATGCGTCGATTTCCCGAGATGGACCGGTTTGCCTGGTATACCATCGAGTCGGCTCGAAAAAAAATATTAAAAAGCCAGCGGCAGCTCATTGATCAATTATGTGAGATCCTGAACCACGATGGTTCGGGTAAAAATGCATAA